In one window of Bizionia sp. M204 DNA:
- a CDS encoding CYTH domain-containing protein, translating to MIEIERKFLVTSEQFKTEAIRKTRIKQGFLNTDKARTVRVRLKGEIGFITVKGASTDDGVSRFEWEHEISKADADALLKLCETGIIDKIRYDIEVGNHLFEVDEFFGDNTGLIVAEVELSHPTEIFKKPTWLGVEVTGDAKYYNSQLSKNPFKNWNS from the coding sequence ATGATTGAAATAGAACGCAAATTTTTAGTCACTTCAGAACAATTTAAAACTGAAGCCATTCGAAAAACACGGATTAAGCAAGGGTTTTTAAATACGGATAAGGCACGAACGGTTCGTGTGCGCCTCAAAGGAGAAATAGGTTTTATAACTGTTAAAGGCGCTTCTACCGATGATGGTGTTTCACGTTTTGAATGGGAACATGAGATTTCAAAAGCGGATGCTGATGCCTTATTAAAATTATGCGAAACCGGCATTATTGATAAAATACGTTATGATATAGAAGTGGGTAATCACCTATTTGAAGTCGACGAATTTTTTGGTGATAACACGGGATTAATTGTTGCCGAGGTAGAATTATCGCATCCAACCGAAATATTCAAAAAACCGACTTGGCTTGGAGTAGAAGTGACAGGTGATGCTAAATATTATAATTCGCAATTGAGTAAGAACCCTTTTAAAAATTGGAATTCATGA
- a CDS encoding endonuclease/exonuclease/phosphatase family protein, whose translation MKQLKTGIQVLIIIAVLIHFRVKDYFYVSAIIFYAFPLPIIMLLTSFSIIVNKKWRKISMLFLLVLSVIWYFKSYVSNHENAATEGLEVVVWNAGHNQSFEEAFLENKRIPDVLVLIECNLKSIQKTQNTYPNYYFHLSEEEIGIFSRTPLKIISEVTSETNSTVLKFATNNIIFYAVDLTAEIFNSRKEELQFVYSNIEYHNNSVVLGDFNTPLESIYFEDFKNNYNHAFSVKGKGFKETWFWNLPLLSLDHIWVSHNLRIGKTDKISTWKSDHSMLRTFISRPTIRK comes from the coding sequence ATGAAACAATTAAAAACAGGTATTCAAGTTTTAATTATTATTGCTGTACTCATACATTTTAGGGTTAAAGATTACTTCTATGTGTCTGCCATCATCTTTTATGCATTTCCGCTTCCAATTATCATGCTATTAACTTCTTTTTCAATTATAGTTAATAAGAAATGGCGCAAAATCTCCATGTTATTTCTACTGGTTTTAAGTGTTATCTGGTATTTTAAAAGCTATGTTTCAAATCATGAAAATGCCGCTACTGAAGGTTTGGAAGTCGTTGTTTGGAATGCGGGACATAATCAAAGTTTTGAAGAGGCTTTTCTTGAAAATAAACGGATTCCAGATGTCTTGGTTTTAATAGAATGCAATTTAAAATCCATTCAAAAAACGCAAAATACATATCCAAATTATTACTTTCACTTATCGGAAGAAGAAATAGGGATATTCTCCAGAACGCCTCTAAAAATCATTAGTGAAGTTACTTCTGAAACCAATTCTACCGTTTTAAAATTTGCTACAAATAACATCATTTTTTATGCAGTTGATTTAACGGCTGAAATATTTAATTCCAGAAAAGAAGAGCTTCAATTTGTATACTCAAATATAGAATATCATAATAATTCGGTTGTTTTAGGCGATTTTAATACACCTTTAGAATCCATTTATTTTGAAGACTTTAAAAACAATTACAATCATGCGTTTTCTGTTAAAGGAAAGGGCTTTAAAGAAACTTGGTTTTGGAATTTACCACTTTTATCACTGGATCATATTTGGGTGTCTCATAATTTGAGAATAGGTAAAACGGATAAAATATCTACTTGGAAATCAGATCACAGTATGTTGCGAACGTTTATAAGTAGACCAACTATTCGGAAATAG
- the pbpC gene encoding penicillin-binding protein 1C, with protein MKKIISYIKANKIKSVIVFLLLIAYYFCLPNPLFTDSTATVITSQNNRLLGAQIARDGQWRFPHNDSIPEKFKTCIIAFEDAYFYKHPGFNPISIFKAFKENLKSNGIKRGGSTLTQQVIRLSRKGQNRTYFEKVIEIILATRLELRESKDQILAYYASNAPFGGNVVGLDAASWRYFNRDANQLSWAEHATLAVLPNAPSLIYPGKNQEQLRNKRNRLLKKLRDNAVIDSLTYQLSIAEGLPQKPYALPQTAPHLLQKVATKHSGKRVQTTVDNHLQVRVNQLVKTHYNQLKQNGIHNAAVLVLDVKTRKVLAYVGNTPTDKLHQKDVDIIDKPRSTGSILKPFLYAAMLDAGDLLPNTLVADIPTQYGSYNPENYNKTYDGAVPASRALSRSLNVPSVRMLQEFGLDRFYQYLKKLELKDLSESANYYGLSLILGGAESNLWDLCKSYAALSSTLNHFSETSSEYFSNEFTEPIFINSQTVDFGKKTADKTLIDAASIYLTYESLKTVNRPEGDDNWEFYDGSKQIAWKTGTSFGFRDAWAIGTTKDYVVGVWVGNADGEGRPGLVGVQTAAPILFDVFNLLPHSDWFSKPFDEMQEVSICKKSGHRASPNCDVVEQKFIQVSGLKTKPCPYHVLVHLDNLEKFQVNSSCESIADISHKSWFVLPPLMAYYYKTKNPFYKPLPPFRADCLGENAVSMQFMYPNDNNTIFLPKDFGGKTNELILKIAHSKPETTVFWYLNEQFLGSTQNIHEFGIIPQKGKHLLTVVDTFGNEAKRWMTISE; from the coding sequence ATGAAGAAGATTATATCTTACATAAAAGCAAACAAAATAAAATCGGTAATAGTATTCCTATTACTTATTGCCTATTATTTCTGTTTACCCAATCCATTATTTACAGATTCAACAGCGACAGTCATTACTAGCCAAAACAATCGTCTTTTAGGTGCACAAATTGCACGTGATGGTCAATGGCGATTTCCACACAACGATTCTATTCCAGAAAAATTTAAAACCTGTATTATTGCTTTTGAAGATGCCTATTTCTACAAACATCCTGGTTTTAATCCAATTTCTATTTTTAAAGCCTTTAAAGAGAACTTAAAATCTAACGGTATTAAACGTGGTGGAAGCACACTCACACAACAAGTAATCCGTTTATCCCGAAAAGGCCAAAATAGAACCTACTTTGAAAAAGTTATTGAAATTATTTTAGCAACCCGTTTAGAACTTCGCGAAAGCAAAGATCAAATTTTAGCCTATTATGCCAGCAATGCACCATTTGGTGGAAACGTGGTTGGACTGGATGCCGCATCTTGGCGGTATTTTAATCGCGATGCCAATCAATTATCGTGGGCAGAACATGCAACCTTGGCTGTTTTACCCAATGCACCAAGTTTAATTTATCCTGGGAAAAATCAAGAACAATTACGTAATAAACGCAATCGTTTACTCAAAAAATTACGAGACAACGCTGTTATTGATTCTTTAACCTATCAACTATCTATTGCCGAAGGTTTACCGCAAAAACCGTATGCATTGCCACAAACGGCTCCACATTTATTACAAAAAGTAGCGACAAAACATTCGGGAAAACGCGTTCAAACAACAGTTGACAATCATTTACAAGTTCGTGTGAATCAACTTGTAAAAACACATTATAATCAACTAAAGCAAAACGGGATTCACAATGCGGCTGTTTTAGTTTTAGATGTTAAAACCAGAAAGGTTTTGGCTTATGTTGGAAATACACCAACAGACAAATTACACCAAAAAGATGTGGACATTATTGATAAACCACGAAGTACGGGTAGTATTTTAAAACCTTTTTTATATGCAGCCATGTTGGATGCTGGCGATTTATTACCAAACACATTAGTTGCGGACATACCAACACAGTATGGAAGTTATAATCCCGAAAACTACAACAAAACTTATGATGGAGCCGTACCGGCTAGTCGCGCCTTATCACGCTCTTTAAATGTGCCATCGGTTAGAATGTTGCAGGAATTTGGATTAGATCGCTTCTATCAATATCTAAAAAAACTTGAGCTTAAAGACCTTTCGGAATCTGCCAATTATTATGGATTATCGCTTATTTTAGGAGGTGCTGAAAGTAATTTATGGGATTTATGTAAGAGTTATGCTGCGCTATCTTCAACCCTAAATCATTTTTCGGAAACATCTAGTGAATATTTTAGTAACGAATTTACGGAACCCATTTTCATCAACTCCCAAACAGTCGACTTCGGAAAAAAAACAGCCGATAAAACGCTTATTGATGCCGCTTCCATCTATTTAACCTACGAAAGTTTGAAAACCGTAAACAGACCAGAAGGTGATGATAATTGGGAATTTTATGATGGCTCTAAACAAATAGCTTGGAAAACAGGTACTAGTTTCGGTTTCCGTGATGCTTGGGCTATTGGAACAACTAAAGATTATGTGGTTGGTGTTTGGGTTGGTAATGCCGATGGTGAGGGCAGACCTGGCTTGGTAGGTGTGCAAACTGCTGCACCCATTTTATTTGATGTATTTAATCTATTACCACATAGCGATTGGTTTTCAAAACCGTTTGATGAGATGCAGGAAGTTAGTATTTGTAAAAAAAGTGGTCATCGTGCATCGCCAAATTGTGATGTGGTAGAACAAAAATTTATTCAAGTTTCAGGATTAAAAACCAAGCCTTGTCCGTATCATGTATTGGTTCATTTAGATAATTTAGAGAAGTTTCAAGTGAATTCCTCCTGTGAGTCTATTGCCGATATTTCGCATAAATCGTGGTTTGTATTACCACCACTAATGGCTTATTATTATAAAACCAAAAATCCCTTTTACAAACCCTTACCACCTTTTAGAGCAGATTGTTTAGGAGAAAATGCCGTTTCTATGCAATTCATGTATCCCAATGATAACAACACCATTTTCCTTCCGAAGGATTTTGGAGGAAAAACTAATGAACTCATATTAAAAATAGCACATTCCAAACCTGAAACCACCGTATTTTGGTATTTGAATGAGCAGTTTTTAGGGAGTACGCAAAATATCCATGAATTTGGAATTATTCCTCAAAAAGGAAAACATTTGCTAACGGTTGTGGATACCTTTGGAAATGAAGCCAAACGCTGGATGACTATTTCCGAATAG
- a CDS encoding antibiotic biosynthesis monooxygenase, which produces MSKDFKPYYAVIFTSTQTDCIGGYPEMAEKMETLAKQQPGFIGIESARDGLGITVSYWESLDAIKNWKQESEHIIAQQKGREHWYNWYHVRICKVEREYEFLRE; this is translated from the coding sequence ATGAGTAAAGACTTTAAACCCTATTACGCTGTTATTTTCACCTCAACACAAACAGACTGTATTGGAGGTTATCCTGAAATGGCAGAAAAAATGGAGACACTTGCCAAACAACAACCCGGATTTATTGGCATAGAATCCGCCAGAGACGGTTTGGGTATAACCGTTAGCTATTGGGAAAGTTTAGATGCCATTAAAAATTGGAAACAAGAAAGTGAACATATAATTGCGCAACAGAAAGGTCGTGAACACTGGTATAATTGGTATCACGTTCGGATTTGTAAAGTGGAACGGGAATACGAATTCCTACGAGAGTAG
- a CDS encoding YqjF family protein, which translates to MQAKTILKHTKHRTFEVPSRSWKFYQEWNDAIFLHWKVSSKSIKPFLPKGIQLNTINGETWISLVAFNMNHIGIRSLPKLPHISDFHEINIRVYTICNEKPSVYFLNMEGSKRSSCKLLKTISKFPYQYSKMKRTGYSYESNNKKNNDSFYMEYRIGSDPIIKDETDIWLTERYAVHQEHKNKIIEYDVHHQEWPMQAITIKKLEIAYPKFNQLVNNKPDKVHYSKGVQVLTWDKKKLQL; encoded by the coding sequence ATGCAAGCTAAAACCATATTAAAGCATACTAAACATCGAACTTTTGAAGTTCCTTCCCGTTCTTGGAAATTTTATCAAGAATGGAACGATGCTATTTTTTTACATTGGAAAGTATCTTCGAAATCCATAAAACCCTTTCTACCTAAAGGCATTCAATTAAATACTATAAATGGCGAAACATGGATTAGTTTAGTCGCTTTCAACATGAATCATATTGGCATTAGAAGTCTGCCAAAACTACCTCACATTTCCGATTTTCACGAGATAAATATTAGGGTTTATACCATTTGTAATGAAAAACCAAGTGTTTATTTTTTAAATATGGAAGGGAGCAAACGGTCCTCGTGCAAACTTTTAAAAACCATATCCAAATTCCCTTATCAGTATTCTAAAATGAAACGAACAGGCTATAGCTATGAATCTAACAACAAAAAAAATAACGATTCATTTTATATGGAATACAGAATAGGAAGTGACCCTATTATTAAAGATGAAACTGATATCTGGTTAACCGAACGTTATGCTGTTCATCAAGAACATAAAAATAAAATAATTGAATACGATGTACATCATCAAGAATGGCCAATGCAAGCTATTACGATCAAAAAATTAGAAATAGCGTATCCTAAATTCAATCAATTAGTAAATAATAAGCCTGATAAAGTTCACTATTCTAAAGGTGTTCAAGTGCTAACTTGGGATAAAAAGAAACTACAATTATGA
- a CDS encoding alpha-2-macroglobulin → MLFKKIVTLIVILLVLASCKKEDTETDNLFKFREYISYTTSGLNSIADPIQINLTKPVEKWEMGQEILDDIVKVSPHVTGKLMVVNQQSLLFTPDEPLDPSTEYTVTVKLKKIYPDIPNYFGNYTFQFKTITPNFTINTTNLQSYSKEWQYVEAVLRASDVISLKQAKQLVEASQNGKNLQVVFNEYNQTSRVFEFKIDSIHRKIEDSEILVKWQGEAINADNTGENTLTIPGINNFTIVDVEVIQLPEQYVSINFSDPLKKQQNFDGLVTIEKSKNPKFIVEGNILKVYPESKLVGDIQVDIFQGISNTDGFKLKKPFSEKITFENLKPQVRLISNGSILPNSKQLKFNFEAVNLKAVDVRIIKIYQDNILQFLQENNLDSNNSYNIRQVGRRIAKQTIELQSAAENTGKWRAYSIDLSKFFTADPGAIYRVELSFNKDYSLYDCSANETAAVNHDDYDDYYYEDDYYGNDYNEESYTEDDDLREEAYWDNLIYNYKNYPYNWRERENPCHVAYYNENRIVSQNLLASNLGVIAKRGENNSYYFAVTNILTTNPEANASVTLYNFQQQEMVTLFTDSEGLLTIDADKHAAFAIVKKGSNTSYLKLADGNSLSLSKFDVSGHKMQRGLKGYLYGERGVWRPGDTLHLTFMLNDKANKLPKAHPVKLEITDPNGKLTYKNITTDNLNNFYRFTVPTNTEDKTGNYSAKVSVGGATFYKTLKIETVKPNRLKIKVDFENEILTNNQPLAGTLDVKWLHGAVGKNLKAEIKAKISSSNSGFKNYKNYIFSDPTREFETEELTVFEGNVNAEGIAKINNQLEVGKNAPGMLNVQFLVRAFENGGDFSMDAFTMPFAPYESFVGLQSPEPKAYGSFFTDENQTFDVVVVDKDGKPIQRNNLEVKIYKIEWRWWWNASEDNLSSYVSSNYHRPYLDSKVNTNAQGKGSFNIKIPDEEGGRYLIRVIDPVSGHATGRTAYFYKNWWQKAPTSDKEAAKMLVFSADKETYNVGEMATITFNSGSEGRALVSVENGTEVLETKWAKTLPGETKVTIPITPEMAPNVFINISLLQPHAITANDLPIRLFGVIPLMVEDPNTKLEPQLKMPEVLQPEQEFKVTVSEKNNKAMTYTIAMVEEGLLDITRFKTPNAWDEFYAREALGVKTWDIFDAIIGAYSGSIDQVFAIGGDGNAVAGKNKKANRFKPVVTYLGPFSLKAGENKSHTLKLPNYIGAVRTMVVAGNANNEAYGSVDKSVQVKKPLMVLASLPRKLSPGEKVTLPVTVFAMENKVKNVEISLKLSNGISVVGEKTQNITFDKPDEKMRYFELDVSQAKGFNTIEVIAKGNGEKSTYKVEIDVMNPNPISSKPLDKSVAANASETLTFTTFGEIGTNSATVEFSTLPPMDFTRRLQFLIRYPHGCLEQTTSGVFPQLYLNDIFDLTLNKKQDIQKNIESGIKRLAQFQMPNGGMSYWMGENTTNDWSTSYAGHFMLEAEKKGYVLPLTFKNNWISYQKQAARDWRPSYGTYNSDLAQAYRLYTLALAGQADLAAMNRLREFSEISNEAKWRLAAAYALAGQNEASQAISKTANINFQPPKYNYYTYGSVDRNRAMALETMVLTKNPQQRELAEYVANDLSSNRWMSTQTTAYSLLAMAKMVEANGGKDLNLTYTINGKSETIQSKSAIAQRDLPIYDGSNELTFTNKKANLVYVRVLNSGKLPLGQELTEQRGLNVSVNYKDLTGSKINISNLKQGQDFVASITVSNLKNENINDVALTQLFPSGWEVINTRFTDFGAATTSQARYTDIRDNEVNYYFDLPQKGKQGSKTFHIMLNASFLGTYYLPGIQAEAMYDNDYLVRNKGQWITVEK, encoded by the coding sequence ATGTTATTTAAAAAAATCGTAACCCTCATTGTCATCCTATTAGTTTTGGCGTCTTGTAAAAAGGAAGATACCGAAACAGATAATCTTTTTAAATTTCGCGAATACATAAGCTATACCACATCGGGTTTAAACTCTATTGCAGACCCAATTCAAATTAACCTAACCAAACCGGTTGAAAAATGGGAAATGGGACAGGAAATACTGGATGATATTGTAAAGGTTTCACCACATGTTACCGGTAAATTGATGGTGGTTAATCAGCAATCTCTTTTATTTACACCAGATGAACCCCTAGATCCTTCTACAGAATATACCGTTACCGTTAAACTCAAAAAAATCTATCCAGACATTCCCAATTACTTTGGCAATTACACCTTTCAGTTTAAAACCATCACGCCAAATTTTACGATTAATACCACTAATTTGCAATCTTACAGCAAGGAATGGCAGTATGTTGAAGCAGTTTTGCGTGCTTCCGATGTCATCTCCTTAAAGCAAGCTAAACAATTAGTAGAAGCTTCACAAAATGGCAAAAACTTACAGGTAGTTTTTAATGAATACAACCAAACATCACGCGTTTTTGAATTCAAAATTGACAGTATTCATAGAAAAATAGAGGATTCTGAAATTTTAGTTAAATGGCAAGGTGAAGCCATTAATGCTGACAATACAGGTGAAAACACTTTGACAATTCCTGGCATCAATAATTTCACCATTGTGGATGTGGAAGTGATTCAGTTACCCGAGCAATACGTATCCATTAACTTCTCGGATCCGCTTAAAAAACAGCAAAATTTTGATGGTTTAGTAACCATTGAAAAAAGCAAAAACCCCAAATTTATTGTTGAAGGAAATATTTTAAAAGTCTACCCAGAAAGCAAATTAGTTGGTGATATTCAAGTAGATATTTTTCAAGGGATATCCAATACAGATGGTTTTAAATTGAAGAAACCGTTTTCAGAAAAAATTACTTTTGAAAACTTAAAACCACAAGTTCGTTTAATTAGTAATGGAAGTATTCTACCAAATTCCAAGCAGCTTAAATTTAATTTTGAAGCGGTAAACCTAAAAGCGGTCGATGTCCGTATTATTAAGATATATCAAGATAATATATTACAGTTTTTACAGGAAAATAATTTAGATAGTAACAACTCTTATAATATCCGGCAAGTAGGTCGCAGGATTGCGAAACAAACTATAGAACTACAATCGGCAGCTGAAAACACCGGAAAATGGCGTGCTTATAGCATTGATTTATCCAAATTCTTTACGGCCGATCCTGGAGCCATTTACCGGGTAGAATTGAGCTTCAATAAAGATTATTCGTTATACGATTGTAGTGCTAACGAAACAGCCGCAGTAAACCATGATGATTATGACGATTACTACTATGAGGATGATTATTATGGTAATGATTACAACGAGGAATCCTACACCGAGGATGACGATTTACGGGAAGAAGCCTATTGGGATAATTTAATTTACAATTACAAAAACTACCCTTATAACTGGCGTGAGCGCGAAAATCCATGTCATGTAGCTTATTATAATGAAAACCGCATTGTATCTCAAAATTTACTCGCCTCCAATTTGGGTGTGATTGCCAAACGTGGCGAGAATAACTCCTATTATTTTGCGGTTACCAATATTTTAACAACCAATCCTGAAGCCAATGCATCCGTAACGCTTTACAATTTTCAGCAACAGGAAATGGTAACACTTTTCACAGATTCGGAAGGCTTATTAACCATTGATGCGGATAAGCATGCAGCTTTTGCCATTGTAAAAAAAGGCAGTAATACCTCGTATTTAAAACTAGCGGATGGCAACTCACTTTCCTTAAGTAAATTTGATGTTTCTGGTCATAAAATGCAACGTGGACTTAAAGGCTATTTGTATGGCGAGCGTGGTGTTTGGCGTCCTGGAGACACACTTCATTTAACCTTTATGTTGAATGATAAAGCGAATAAATTACCAAAAGCACATCCTGTGAAATTAGAAATAACAGATCCAAATGGAAAACTGACATACAAAAATATCACAACCGACAACCTTAATAATTTTTACAGATTTACAGTTCCTACAAACACAGAGGATAAAACCGGAAATTACAGCGCCAAAGTTTCCGTTGGTGGTGCTACATTTTATAAAACATTAAAGATTGAAACTGTTAAACCAAATCGTCTTAAAATTAAAGTCGATTTTGAAAACGAGATTTTAACCAACAATCAGCCACTAGCAGGAACGCTAGATGTAAAATGGCTGCATGGCGCAGTTGGAAAAAATCTGAAAGCTGAAATTAAAGCGAAAATTAGCAGTTCCAACTCCGGATTCAAAAATTACAAAAACTACATATTTTCCGATCCAACACGCGAATTTGAAACCGAAGAATTAACCGTTTTTGAAGGGAATGTGAATGCCGAAGGCATCGCAAAAATAAACAATCAATTAGAGGTTGGCAAAAATGCGCCTGGCATGTTAAACGTGCAGTTTTTAGTACGTGCTTTTGAAAATGGCGGCGATTTTTCAATGGATGCATTCACCATGCCTTTTGCACCTTACGAGTCCTTTGTCGGTTTACAATCGCCAGAACCAAAAGCATATGGTTCCTTTTTTACAGATGAAAATCAAACCTTTGATGTGGTGGTTGTAGATAAAGATGGAAAACCTATTCAACGCAATAATTTGGAAGTAAAAATCTATAAAATTGAATGGCGTTGGTGGTGGAATGCCTCTGAAGATAATCTGTCCAGTTACGTATCCAGTAATTATCACAGACCGTATTTAGATAGTAAAGTAAACACCAATGCCCAAGGCAAAGGAAGTTTCAATATAAAAATTCCAGACGAAGAAGGTGGACGTTACCTTATTCGAGTTATCGATCCCGTAAGTGGTCATGCTACTGGACGTACAGCTTACTTTTATAAAAACTGGTGGCAAAAAGCACCGACTAGCGATAAAGAAGCCGCAAAAATGTTAGTATTTTCCGCAGATAAAGAAACCTATAATGTTGGCGAAATGGCTACCATTACATTTAATTCTGGTAGTGAAGGTCGTGCGTTGGTAAGTGTAGAAAACGGTACGGAAGTCTTAGAAACCAAATGGGCAAAAACGCTTCCAGGCGAAACCAAAGTAACCATTCCAATTACGCCCGAAATGGCACCAAACGTATTTATTAATATTTCACTTTTGCAGCCGCATGCTATAACGGCAAACGATTTACCAATTCGTTTATTTGGTGTTATTCCATTAATGGTTGAAGATCCAAACACCAAATTGGAACCTCAACTTAAAATGCCGGAGGTGTTACAACCAGAACAGGAATTTAAGGTAACGGTTTCCGAAAAAAATAACAAAGCCATGACCTACACCATTGCCATGGTAGAGGAAGGCTTGCTAGATATAACGCGATTTAAAACACCAAATGCGTGGGACGAATTTTATGCACGTGAAGCTTTAGGCGTTAAAACCTGGGATATTTTTGATGCTATAATTGGCGCCTATTCTGGAAGTATCGATCAGGTTTTCGCAATTGGTGGTGATGGAAATGCTGTAGCAGGTAAAAACAAAAAAGCCAATCGCTTTAAACCGGTTGTAACGTATTTAGGACCTTTTAGTTTGAAGGCGGGCGAAAACAAATCGCACACGCTTAAACTACCAAATTATATTGGAGCAGTTCGGACCATGGTTGTCGCTGGAAACGCAAACAACGAAGCCTATGGTAGTGTAGATAAATCGGTTCAGGTGAAAAAACCGCTTATGGTTTTAGCTTCTTTACCAAGAAAATTAAGTCCAGGTGAAAAAGTAACCCTTCCTGTGACCGTTTTTGCTATGGAAAACAAAGTGAAAAATGTAGAAATCAGCTTGAAATTAAGCAATGGGATTTCTGTAGTTGGCGAAAAAACACAAAATATCACCTTCGATAAGCCAGACGAAAAAATGCGCTATTTTGAATTGGATGTCAGTCAAGCAAAAGGCTTTAATACTATTGAAGTTATTGCCAAAGGTAATGGCGAAAAATCGACCTATAAAGTTGAGATTGATGTGATGAACCCGAATCCGATTTCATCCAAACCTCTTGACAAATCGGTTGCTGCAAATGCTTCAGAAACACTAACCTTTACAACCTTTGGTGAAATAGGAACCAATTCGGCTACGGTAGAGTTTTCAACGTTGCCACCTATGGATTTCACAAGACGTTTACAATTCTTAATAAGATATCCACATGGCTGTTTAGAACAAACCACATCAGGTGTTTTTCCACAATTATATTTAAATGATATTTTCGATTTAACACTAAACAAAAAACAAGACATTCAGAAAAACATTGAAAGTGGCATCAAGCGTTTGGCGCAATTTCAAATGCCTAATGGCGGCATGAGTTATTGGATGGGCGAAAACACTACAAACGATTGGTCCACCAGTTATGCTGGTCACTTTATGCTAGAAGCAGAAAAGAAAGGCTATGTGTTACCATTAACATTTAAGAACAATTGGATATCCTATCAAAAACAAGCGGCTCGTGATTGGCGACCAAGTTACGGAACCTATAATTCAGATTTAGCACAAGCCTACCGACTTTACACATTGGCTTTAGCTGGACAAGCAGATTTAGCGGCAATGAACCGGTTACGTGAGTTTTCTGAAATATCCAACGAAGCTAAATGGCGTTTGGCAGCAGCTTATGCGTTGGCTGGACAAAATGAGGCGAGTCAGGCTATTTCAAAAACAGCTAATATTAATTTCCAACCACCAAAATATAATTACTACACCTACGGATCGGTAGATAGAAATCGTGCCATGGCTTTGGAAACTATGGTGCTGACTAAAAACCCACAACAACGTGAGTTAGCAGAATATGTAGCGAATGATTTATCGAGCAACCGCTGGATGAGTACCCAAACAACAGCTTATAGCTTGTTGGCTATGGCAAAAATGGTGGAAGCCAATGGTGGCAAAGATTTAAATCTTACGTACACTATCAACGGGAAATCTGAAACTATCCAATCCAAATCGGCTATTGCGCAACGTGATTTACCGATATATGATGGCTCAAATGAATTAACATTCACAAATAAAAAAGCCAATTTGGTGTATGTACGCGTGCTTAACTCTGGGAAACTTCCACTTGGTCAAGAGCTCACAGAACAACGTGGATTGAATGTTTCCGTCAACTATAAAGATTTAACTGGCTCTAAAATTAATATTTCCAATTTAAAACAAGGTCAGGATTTTGTGGCAAGCATTACAGTTAGCAATCTTAAAAATGAAAATATAAACGATGTGGCACTCACCCAATTATTCCCATCTGGTTGGGAAGTCATTAATACCCGTTTTACCGATTTTGGTGCGGCAACTACGAGTCAAGCACGTTATACCGATATTCGTGATAATGAGGTGAACTACTATTTCGATTTGCCACAAAAAGGAAAGCAAGGCAGTAAAACTTTTCATATTATGCTGAATGCGTCCTTTTTAGGAACCTATTATTTACCTGGCATTCAAGCGGAAGCTATGTATGACAATGATTATTTAGTGCGAAATAAAGGACAATGGATTACTGTTGAAAAATAA